The genomic interval ATTTTGAATAGGACCGAAGAAAACATCAGGTTCGGTACCGTCTCCAATCTTCAGCGTTTTCACAAAAgcgatcatcttctctaGGAATGTGTCGTAGATCTTTTCGTGGACGTAGAGACGCTTGATCATCATACAGATCTGGGAACTGCATAGGTAGGAAGAGATGCCAATCTTAGGAATGATCGCATCaatgtcgacatcgtcaCAGATAATAGCGGGATCATTTCCACCAAGTTCTAGGGTCACTCTCTTAAGATTCTTAGCGCAACTTGCCATCACCCGTTTGCCAGTCGCGGTAGAACCAGTGAATGAGATCTTGTCGATATCTGGATGCTCTGTGAGCATTGGTCCAAGGCTATCATCACCACTTAGGCACTGCACAACACCAGGAGGGAAGAACCGAGTCGCTAGCTCGGCTAGCTTTAAGTCGCAATAAGGGGTGAAGGGCGAAGGTTTCACAATAACTGAATTACCAGTGTATACAGCACTGACAACCTTGCCGATGGCAAGCAGCATAGGGAAATTCCAAGGCACGATCGCACCAGCAACGCCCATAGGCACATAGCGCTGAACAATCTTAAGatcatccttctcctcgatcaCATTCTCTTTAATTTCGATTTGAATCATGGCCCGAATCCACGTAATAGTCATTTCGACCTCAGTTGCAGCCTGGTTCAGCGGCTTTCCTTGCTCCATCGTCAGAGTCTTGGCGAACATATGAGCGTTGGCCTCGATCGCCTTAGCGAATGCAGAGAGAGCTGCCCGACGCTCCTCGAAGGAAGTCTTAGACCATTTCTTAAAAGCATTGCGGGCAGATTTGACGGCGCGGTCGACGTCCTCCTGGGTTGAAACGGGCACTTCGGGGTTGGGCTTGGAGTTTGCGGGATTGATGCCGtggcgggtggtggtggttgaacTCAACTCGTTACTGATGACATTATGGAAGGTCTGTTCAGTTCATTATCAGCAATCAGTTTGAATTCTACGTTTCAATATAGAAATACCCACGGCGAACTCCAGGGGGCCGCTGTTGGTAGTGTCGACAGTCATCTCCGTTGTTTAGGATAACTAAAATAGCTTAAGGATTGTGGAGAGTGGTTCAGCTCAACGAGGTTAGAAGGTTTTCAAAGGACCTTGGTGTAATTGTATCAGCGGCGAGGTTTGAGTCAACCCAAGGCTTTATTTATAGTCGAAGCCGAGCATAATCACCACTCCTATTAAATGCCGTAGAATCATTCCGAGTCGCCCAGACCCTAAGCTTACTTACTCACTCCGCGCGCGTTATATGGATAGAGAAACTTAGATCTTACCTTTAACCTGCCTAAAAACCTAACAGAGACGAGCAGATGACGATCTCTTAGTGTTCCCCAACTTGAGGCCGAATCCCGAACCCATTCCGGCATTGCGGGGAGCAGATCCGATGTATTCGTGGGGTCCCCGGAACCCGCGCTGTCACAAACCCTAAATGTGTTTGGAGAGTTCCGTCGACACTTCCGGGCCTTGACCCCGGCAGACATTGTGTGGTGGGCTCGACCTGCGGAATTCGGCCGGTACAGACAGTTTATTGTAGGGGTCCTGAGCCATACACGCGGAACTGGCGGAGATACATTGTTGGCTCAGGAACAGCGGAAACTTTTAAGCGCGTATGGTTCGTATAGTTGATGGGTGGATCTTGTCTTCAAAAATGGTTTGGCAGAGCGTTTTGATCGCGAACTATGCTTTTCATTATTAGACTTCTCCGAAGCGGTTGAGAAATGCAGATAGATGCTGGCGTGGAGCATCGGGCGGGCTATTCACGTTTCGAGCGTGGTCGATCATTCGGAGGGATTCTTTTGAGTAGATATCCTGACCCCTGTTGTTCTTTCCTTCGATAAGCCTTGTTCTCAGTACTCCGGCATAGCCTTGGGCGCTCAGAGAGCACATAGTTTAATGGTATCACATAACATGGGGGTATGGGGAGAGGGATAAGAATGggaggaaacaaaaaaggaGCAATAATCATTCACACTTGAATTTATGCAGTGAAGATCATTTGAAAATCATTGACCCAGAATCATTCTTGGGAATTGACAGTTAGGCAGTTCGAGGCATGTCCATGAGCAGTGGGTCAAATCCACCAACCGAAATACGTCATGCCATTGCCCGGAGTTTCCTGCCCTCTCCCACTCCACACTACCCAAAACTACCGATTGGATTGAGTGTACTAATTCCCCCCTTCAactcgccatggccagccATCTTGAAAACCTCCTCTTACCACATGGCCGCACAGCGCTGTGCAAGTCTGTGCTACCGGCACTTCTGGACTGTATCGCGGACATTGCGGAGTCGCTACACCAGTCACAACATGTTTCCCTCGCAGGCGGCACAAACGCATTTGGTGACGGCCAATTGAACGTCGATATTTCAGCTGAAAACCTCCTTCGGGCCGCGCTTGCAGAGTGTCCCTCGGTAGAGACTGCGAGCAGCGAAGAGGACCCTGTGGAGCGACCTGCCCGTGACAGCCAAGCTGAGGGAGGTGTCTCCGCCACTTCCGAAAAATACACAGTCGCGTTTGACCCTCTAGACGGGAGCTCGATCATTGCGCCGAACTGGACTGTGGGCACTATTATCGGCATCTGGGATGGCGGGTCGGCGATCCACCAACGGCCCTCCGAGAAACAAATTGCCGCCATTCTGGGCGTCTACGGGCCGCGGACTACGGCCATTGTTGCCTTGAGGGTCCCGGGCGGCGAACCCTGTTGTCTTGAGATCGGGATCGGGAAGTCCGGGGCACACGAGTTCCTTCGCTCCGATATGCGCTTTGCAGACCCGCCGTTTAAGACTCGCTATTTTGCCCCGGCCAATCTCCGCGCAGCAGCGGAGAGTGAGGCTTACATGCGCCTGATCACGCATTACGTGGAGAAAAAGTATACATTGCGGTACAGCGGTGGATTGGTACCGGATTTGGTACACGCGCTGGTCAAAGGTCACGGCGTGTATATATCTCCTGTGACTAGCGTGAGCGAAGCCAAGCTGCGCCGCTTGTACGAACTGTTTCCCGTTGCTCTTGTGGTGGAATGCGCTGGGGGAAAGGCGATTAACCCGGTTGATGGAGAGGATATCCTGACTCGGCCGCTGGAGAATTGTGATGAAACAGCAGGTTTAATTTGTGGAACAGCCGAGGAGGTCGGCATTGCAAAAAAGGCACTGCTTGGCTCCCATCCTTAATATTGAATTCCAAATCCGGCAATGTAAAAAATTTATAGTTAGTTAGCTGTTAAGAAAAAGGTGCTTAGTAGACACTGCAACAAGCCAATCATTAGTCTAGTTGATACCATATCTCTGGATGACGGCTGAACGTGTCCAATATAGAGCAGGCGAAAACCGCAGGACTAGCTGAAAGGCTGACCGTTTTGGTGAAATTCAATGACTTGGATTCAATTCGTGTAAATGTCCAATTTCTCTAATCAATTTTGTATCGTCCCATCTAAGCCTGCAGAGGCTCGCCCATACCACCGAAAGTCACGCTCTTGATGGTGGTAAACTCATCAATACCGTACTTGCTGCCCTCACGACCGAAGCCGCTCTGCTTAACGCCACCAAATCTAGAAACAAGTAAGTTAGTTTGAATCATCTGATCCTTGTAGGGAGAAAACTTACGGAGACGCAACATCGCTGATCAAGCCAGTGTTAACACCGACCATGCCAACCTCCATGGCCTCCGCAACACGGAAGATGCGGCGGACATTGCCGCTGAAGAAGTAGCCCGCAAGGCCGACCTCGGCACTGTTCGCCAGGTCCACAACATCCTTCTCCGTctcgaaggggaagagaCCCGCCACAGGACCGAAGGTCTCCTCGGAGGCGAGGAGCATCTCCTTGGTCATACCGGTCAGCACAGTCGGGTTGTAGAAGTTAGGACCGAGCGCAGATGCCTTCTCGCCGCCGATGGCAAGCTTGGCGCCCTTGGAGATAGCGTCCTGGACGTGCTCGTGCACCTTATTGACAGCGCGCTCGTGGATCACAGGGCCGTGGGTGATGCCCTCCTCGAAACCGGCACCCAGCTTGAATcccttgaccttctcggcaaAGCGCTTGGCAAATTCGTCGTACACGCCCTTCTGCACGTAGATTCGGTTCGCGCACACGCAAGTCTGGCCCGAGCTACGGAACTTGGAAGCAATGGCGCCGTTGACGGCGActtcgagatcctcgacgtCATCAAACACAATGAACGGCGCGTTGCCGCCCAGCTCCCATGAGACCTTCTTGATCGTCGATGAGGCCTGCTTCATCAACAGCCGGCCGACATTCGTCGACCCGGTAAATGACACCTTGCGCACCTCCGGGTGCGTGGTAATCAGCTCGCCGACCTCGGGGGTATTCTTATGAGCAGTCACAATATTGACCACGCCCTTGGGAATACCCGCACGGTGTGCCAGCTCCGCAAGTGCATTAGCCGTGAACGGCGTCTCGGCCGGCGACTTGGCAACAACCGTACACCCAGCAGCGAGGGCCGGACCAATCTTGCGCGTAATCATGGCAGCCGGGAAATTCCACGGCGTGATGAGACCGCACACACCGACGGGCTGCTTCATCGTGATAACCCGGTTCCCGGGAACCGAGGCGGGGATGGTGTCGCCGTACATACGCGGCGCCTCCTCGCTGAACCACTCGAAAAACGACGCGGCGTAATTcacctcgcccttggcgTCTGCCAACGGCTTCCCGTTCTCCCATGTGATCAGCTTCGCCAGGTCGTCTGCGTTGTCCATCATCAGCTGGTACCACCGGCGCAGCATGCGGGCGCGCTCGCGCCCCAGCGTGTTCCGGAACGTGGGGAAGGCCGCCGTGGCGGCTTCGATCGCTTTGGTGACATCGCTAGTGTTGAGTTCGGGGCATGTTCCGATCAGCTTGCCGGTTGCGGGATCTATCGACCGAGCGAGGGGTTAGCTATAGTATCCAAATGCTGGAGATGGTTGGTATTACCGTGAACCTCGAAGGTCTCGCCGGACTGGGCACCAACCCACTCGCCATTGATGTACGACTTCTCAATGAAGAGCGACTTGTCTTTCAACTGTTCCGGGATTCATTAGCATTGGACATGGGCGAGTCGTTTGGGTCCACCTACCTCCGGTGCACTGTGTCCCATGGTGTAGAGTCTCTGGGTGTAAATCGTCGGGGGAACAGCAAAAGGGtatcgaggtcgaggtctGAGCAGTGTGCGTGAAACTGGGCGGATGAGTCtctccatggtggtggagacCGGAGGGAAGAGCGAGACTAAATAGGAAGGATAATGCACGGCAGAGGACGGAACCGGGAATCTCGTGCggggagagggggagagaCTGGAGTGCAAATTGGACAGAGGAATCTCGCTTTTAAGAGCGAAGTCAACAAGAGTGTGGGGACGGAGCTGTGGCAGATGGGCTGGACGGTGATTGCTCTCTGGGCCCGAAACCACCGAGTAATAATCGCAGTTGGGTGCGAGGAAGCAAGAAGGGAAGCTGTACGCTGCCGGCGGAGGTGATGTCACGGGTCGGGCTGCCCTTGGGGCTGGGGAGACCAGCAATTGGCAGTCCTAGGGGCTATTTTCAGATTCTCGACTTGATTCCCCTATCCTACTCTGTTCGTTCACGACTCAATTGACTCTTTACTCCTTGATCCGAGTCGATTTTGTTGTCAATCGACAAATTTGAGTATGATTAACGGTTATATATTTACATTCGGTACGATATCCGGGAATTCCATCCAGTCACAGTCCATACTCGGGAAGCCCACCCAATCACAGTCCCCGCTGCCAACAATCGCGTACGGGTAATACAACCCCAGAGCCTAATCGTGGATTTCCACCACCGACACATTCGCCGAAGCACTCGCCGTGCTGACCGATCGCTCTGCCCGGCTAGACGGCTCTGGTGCGCGATAGCTCGGGTGAACACGCTTCATGTGGAGGTTGAGATTCCACCTCCTCGAAAACCCATTGGTATGTCGCGGACACTTCTTCATGGGGCACACCAGATCCAGTTTGCGATGGAGCCCTTTGCCCTTGGCCGCTTGCGAGGGGACCGATGGTGTTGTTACTTCcatttcctcgtcggacACAAACTCTGCACTCAATGGCTCCGgtgcggcggcggatggTAGACGTGACCGAGGCCGCCCTGCTCGGCTCTTGGGCTTGGGTGGTTGTAGCTGCTGGTTCGGAGGCGGCGGACTGGATGGGACCGTCTCCTCTATCTCACCCTCGCTTTCGGTGTAGGTGTAGTCGGTATACTCATATCGGGTGTTGCGCGCGGCCTGGGCTTTGATGCGTCCTTCGTGGAACGTCCGGAATGTCATGTCTTCGCCGAATAGGTCGCTGCATCGCTGGGAGGCTCGCAtcacggcggcggaggggaGGCCGATCATCGATGCGACTCCCATCACCTCGCTCCAATCTCGCAGGTGATGTTTGCGAATAACTGGGGGTCGCGTCTGATTTTCCTTGTTAGGGGAGCGAGACCGGCCGCGGGACCGAGACGTCTCGGGCATGCTCTCGTCTTGAGCTTCATTCTTTGAAGCCAGGTGTTGACTGCGGGTGCCGGGCGCTTGTTCGGGATGAACGTTCCGACGAACTCGTTTTCGGCCGCGCGAACGGCTTCTGCTTGTACTCCTGGCCGACTTGGACGCCTGCGAGACGACGCTGTCGGCATCACTGGAGGACTCGCTGCTCGATTCGTCGCCAATCTTCCCTTTCATCGACTGATGAAGC from Penicillium psychrofluorescens genome assembly, chromosome: 5 carries:
- a CDS encoding uncharacterized protein (ID:PFLUO_007997-T1.cds;~source:funannotate), whose protein sequence is MTVDTTNSGPLEFATFHNVISNELSSTTTTRHGINPANSKPNPEVPVSTQEDVDRAVKSARNAFKKWSKTSFEERRAALSAFAKAIEANAHMFAKTLTMEQGKPLNQAATEVEMTITWIRAMIQIEIKENVIEEKDDLKIVQRYVPMGVAGAIVPWNFPMLLAIGKVVSAVYTGNSVIVKPSPFTPYCDLKLAELATRFFPPGVVQCLSGDDSLGPMLTEHPDIDKISFTGSTATGKRVMASCAKNLKRVTLELGGNDPAIICDDVDIDAIIPKIGISSYLCSSQICMMIKRLYVHEKIYDTFLEKMIAFVKTLKIGDGTEPDVFFGPIQNKMQFEKAKALLSSITTEKLKVVLGGSINDSHGYFVHPTIIDNPPELSRIVQEEPFAPILPIVKWSNEDDVLDKANALGTGLGASVWTKDFERATRIANQLQAGSVWVNSHFDISPKVPFGGHKQSGIGTEWGLTGLLGYCNSQTQWLRKAY
- a CDS encoding uncharacterized protein (ID:PFLUO_007998-T1.cds;~source:funannotate): MASHLENLLLPHGRTALCKSVLPALLDCIADIAESLHQSQHVSLAGGTNAFGDGQLNVDISAENLLRAALAECPSVETASSEEDPVERPARDSQAEGGVSATSEKYTVAFDPLDGSSIIAPNWTVGTIIGIWDGGSAIHQRPSEKQIAAILGVYGPRTTAIVALRVPGGEPCCLEIGIGKSGAHEFLRSDMRFADPPFKTRYFAPANLRAAAESEAYMRLITHYVEKKYTLRYSGGLVPDLVHALVKGHGVYISPVTSVSEAKLRRLYELFPVALVVECAGGKAINPVDGEDILTRPLENCDETAGLICGTAEEVGIAKKALLGSHP
- a CDS encoding uncharacterized protein (ID:PFLUO_007999-T1.cds;~source:funannotate), with the protein product MGHSAPELKDKSLFIEKSYINGEWVGAQSGETFEVHDPATGKLIGTCPELNTSDVTKAIEAATAAFPTFRNTLGRERARMLRRWYQLMMDNADDLAKLITWENGKPLADAKGEVNYAASFFEWFSEEAPRMYGDTIPASVPGNRVITMKQPVGVCGLITPWNFPAAMITRKIGPALAAGCTVVAKSPAETPFTANALAELAHRAGIPKGVVNIVTAHKNTPEVGELITTHPEVRKVSFTGSTNVGRLLMKQASSTIKKVSWELGGNAPFIVFDDVEDLEVAVNGAIASKFRSSGQTCVCANRIYVQKGVYDEFAKRFAEKVKGFKLGAGFEEGITHGPVIHERAVNKVHEHVQDAISKGAKLAIGGEKASALGPNFYNPTVLTGMTKEMLLASEETFGPVAGLFPFETEKDVVDLANSAEVGLAGYFFSGNVRRIFRVAEAMEVGMVGVNTGLISDVASPFGGVKQSGFGREGSKYGIDEFTTIKSVTFGGMGEPLQA